The DNA region CCTACTGGCTTGCGAGTCGAATTGTCGGTCAGATGATTGGCGGCTTCGTCACCCTTGGACTCAATGCTCATAGGAGGGAAGTTGGCGCCATCAGTGTCAACACTTacctcgtcttcatctcCATCCAGACGCTTGGCCCGTTCATTGCCGCGCTGCTTTCCCCACCACACAAGGTCCAGAGGTCCAATGGAGTCCCTGTTATCATCCATCTACCACAAAACATAAAGGAGGAACTCGCCATCATGTGGAGACTGTTGTGTCGCAAGGAAATTCTCCTTTTGCTCCCCATGATCTTCCAAAGTGTCTTCTCCGAGGCGTTTTTCTCGACGTACAATGCCACATACTTCACTGTGCGTTCGCGCGCCCTGGCCTCCCTGGTTGCCAGCAGCTGTGTGGTCGTATGCAACTTCTTGTTAGGCTTCTTTTTGGACTGGCGCAAGCCCACGTTGAACACGCGTGCGATTGCTGCGTTTGTCGTCATCTACACGTTTGAGACGGCCCTCTACATCTACGCAATGATCATGACGAAGAAATACGAAGGAATGGAGACCAAGCCCGTGTTCGActgggtcgacgacgggttTGGCCAGGGTGTTTGCGTCTACATCTTTCTGCTCGTGGGCTTCAATCTCATGTACGACTACTTGTATTGGCTAGTGGGCACTCTGAACCGCGATGGAGCAGACATCATTCGTCTGAGCGCAGTCATTCGAGGAGTCGAGAGCGCTGGCCAGGCCATCTCGTACGGCATCAATTCGATCGCGCAGGACAAATTTCCTCTGTCGGGGGCTGTTGCGGTCAATATGTCGTTCTTCGCAGCCTGCATCATCCCTTCAGCCTTTGTCATCTTCAAAATCGGCATCGTTGATGGTGCCAAGGTTCATGAGATTATCCAAGACGAGGAGATGCCTGTGGCTGCAACCTATTTAAAGGCAGAGAAGCCAGACGGAAGCCAGGATCGTTCGGATCCCGACGTTAAGGTGGTTGAGTAGATAGTGCCGGTGTGTTTATCTGAGAACATAATCAAAGCCAGTTAAGTATTGCTGTATCATAGGTCTCCCGTCTACGTGGGCGGCGCAATTAGGCGCACATCTCAACACGCGGTTTAATGCAAGAGCTTTGCCTCCATGCTGGGTGGTTGTGGGGTGCTCGTTGCTTATATTGAAGTCACCAATCCTGTTATGCCACAATTTAGTTCGTCACCGTTGACGGGACCAAGAATGGCCTGCCTACAGTTATCGCATCAAGTTAGTTGCTGAAGTGCTATCACCGGTGGACTTCTTGTCTGGTGGTTCCTGTTGAGGTGTGGTTGGAGCTTGTTGATGACTGGAGTTACGCGGTTTCAACCCCACCTGCCCACCAGATTTACCCCGCGCTGTGCTCTAATAAGGATGTGACAGAGCTGTTGCCTCTCATCCCCCACGAATGCATGTCATGGGCGGCACATGCTTTGTCTGAACCATCTTCTATCCGGCACTGCTCGATGCGAGGGCTCATCTGCCTCCAATCGTTCGGGTCACGCCTTGCAGATGTACTTCCTTGCATATTGATGCAAGGTGCCGTGTCACCAGATGCTCTGTCTGGCAAGCGGAACCTGGAGTGGCGGGGCAGAGCCGTCCGATGTGGGCCGCGGGAAGTGGACGCGAGATGGTGGGGGAACCTTGTTGATTCCTTGTTGGATGGGCCTCATACAGAACTGAGGGTGGAGCCGGCATACTTGCCgtctgggcggcgcgtccgccGTCCGGGATGCACGACGTCTTGAGGTCTGGAGTGCGTGCCGTCTGTACGGCATGCAAGCCGTCACCAGAGTGTATAAAGCATTTACGGATTCTTCATCACCAAGCAAGATACTTCCAACGATAAATCAACTTCCCACACATACCAATCAACTATTCATAATGGTCTCTGCCCGAGATACTACCTCTGTTGAGCTGCACGGCAAGTCCTATAGTCTGCCGCAGCGCCCGACCGTGGTCGTGTGCGTCGACGGGTTTGACCCCGAGTACTTGCAGGCTGGCATCGAAGATGGCATCCTACCAACGATGGAAGCCTTCGTGAAAAGCGGCTTCCACGCGACGGCAGACTGTGCCATGCCCTCTTTGACCAATCCCAACAACATGTGCATCATTACCGGAGTGCCTACCGGCCATCACGGCATCTCTGGCAATTTTTACCTGGACAAGGAAACGGGAAAAGAGCACATGATTCTGGATGACTCGACCATGCGCGGCACGACTGTCCTCGCCAAGCTGGCGGACGCCGGTGTTcgggtcgccgccatcactgCCAAAGACAAGCTACGACGCATCATTCAGCACGGCCTGTCGCCCGAGAAAGGATCCATTTGTTTCTCGGCTCAGTGCGCAAACGAAAGCACAGCTGCCGAGCAAGGGATGGACAACGTTGAGGCGTGGCTTGGCCAATCGGCACCCTCCCAGTACTCGGGAGAGCTCTCTCTGTTTGTTCTCGATGCAGGATTGAAGCTCCTGCAAGAGAAGCGTGCGGATTTCTTCTACTTGACCCTGTCGGACTACATCCAGCACAAGTATGCTCCGCGCTCGCGCGAGGCCAACGACTTTATGCACGCTATCGACACGCGGCTTGGCGAGTTTGTTCGActgggcgccgtcgtggctgTGACCGGAGATCATGGCATGAGCGACAAGGCCGATGAGAACGGAAAGCCGAATGTGCTGTTCTTGGGTGATTTCCTGGATTCAAAGTGGCCAGAGAGCCGCGCCAAGGTCATCTGCCCGATCACGGACCCTTTTGTCAAGCATCAtggtgccctcggcggcttcgtccgAGTCCATTTGACAGACACGTCTGTTGTCGGTGATATGCTCGCTGCGTGCCGTAAGCTTCCCCAAGTTGAGACAGCTCTCACCGGAGAGGAGGCAGCAGCGCTATACGAGATGCCGTTGGACCGTGAAGGAGACATTGTGGTCATCGCCAAGAAGAACTTTGCCATTGGGAGCAAGCGAGAGGAGCACGACCTGTCGAACTTGGACGGTCATCGGCTTCGGTCGCACGGAGGCTTATCCGAGCAGCAGATTCCGCTCTTGAGGTCCACCGCGGTTGACCCGAAGGATGTATCGGAGACGAAGAAATGGAGGAACTTTGACATTTTTGATCTGGCTCTCAACTACTAGTTCTAGGGCCTCGTCTAGATATATCTCTCTCTTTCGTCTGCTATGTCGCATCAAATAGAGAAAAcgtcgccgtctgctccAGGTCGCCACCATTGAAGACACCGCAGCCGTCCATGCCAAAATCGAAGCCTAGCAGGCCGCTCAAGTCTTGAATCACATGCCTCTCGTGATCAAACTGTTGCGCTCCGGCCATGACCGCTTCCAGACTTCTCGCAATGCCCAACAAGGGATGAACGGTCTGTTCTTCGCCTGCTGAAGGCTGAAGGACTCGAATCAAGTGGCGCAGATGGCCTTGGATATCGACCTCGTCGTTCTCGCAAGTGGCTCGACTTTGCCAGTTGGCCGCCTTGACAAGGCACACGGAAGCGAATGCAATGACCGCTCCAATATAGCAGGGCAGGTTCTGCAGTCGGTCTCTCGGCTCGTTTGTGACGCTGCACACTACAGATAGCGCATGTTCCAATGCGCGGCGTGCAAAATCGTTGGGACCCCCGGGCGATTCGCTTGCAAGCTCCAATTCTTCTCGCGCCTGGCCTCGGAAGACATGCGAAAAGAGGTATAACTTTGCGGCGTGGTAGTACAAATCGAATATGCGTCTAGCAGGCTCGGTCTTGTGTGTATCAAACTTGAGACCTTCAAGCCACTCACTGTGCCACTGCTCATACAAGTCGTCCAGACAAGATATCTCTGCAAGTCTTTGGGTGGCAATGCATCGGTCGATGTCACCCCCGAATATGTCGAACACGCGGTTGAAGATGGACCAGAGCTCGACTTGGCTGATCAGCCTCTGATCAGCCTCCGATGCGAATCCACTTTCGAGAAAGACGCGAGGTTTCTTCAGCAGCTGAAAGTCTCGCGTGAGGGGAAGCTTGCCGTGGCTGAGAGAGCAGTGATGGTCACATAGGTACACGAGGAAGTAGAGTCGGGTTCGGTCGTAGCACTCCCGCTTTGTATGCGGCATCTTGGCAATGCATCTATGAAGATCCAGCTCGGTAGCAATCCTGACGCCTTGTCGACAGGGTTAATTGATCCATTAATATTTTTTGGCCGAGTAGACTGGCCTTACCTAGTCCATTCAGGGCTGCCGATATTTCGGGTAGCCATAATGCTCCAATGCAAAGTGCGCGGACATCGTCAAACTCGTAATTTCCGGCAAACAGTTTCCCTTGCGCATTCTGCTGCAACACTTCCAGCAGCGTGGAATAGTATGCTGACCCAGAACAAAACGCAGCCACTGTGCAAATGGCCGACAAGAGAAAAGTCGATCTCACCCGAATTGTTAGGAGCGAATCCGTGTCTGTGAGAATGTGGTGCACATAATGATCCAAGTTTCTCTGGTAGAAAGCAAAGAGGAACTCGGCGACCTCAATTGGAAGTAGCTGCTGCGAGATAAAGTCGAAGCGTTGTCCAGGGGCTGAGCTCTTGAGAGAAGTATTGGTCATTGAAGACGCGGGAAAGCCGCCCAGACTGCATGACAGATTCAAAGTAGCCGGATGTGGAGATTCTGGTGAATCGGCAATTGCTGAAGAGGCTCCCTCGACCAGCGAAGAACTCCCGTTGGAAGGCAGAGGGGGAACATGCTGCGTCTGATTGCCAACAGTGGGCCGAGCTGTCGCCGGGGCTGACATGAGATGTTCAAGTCTGCTCAGCCtgtcctccatctcctccttcCACCTAGTTGCCGGGCACATCCGTCAATTTGGTTCGCTTATTACATGGTGAGGAGCGAGGACGTACGAAGCATCGCTTTCCAGAAGGGACTGCAAGCTCTTGTTGATGGTGCAAGTGACCCCCCTTGCCGTGCAGCCAATACATGGCGGtttgttgttgctgttcATATGACATTTGATCTTGATACGACAACGTCAGCGACGGGCTCCAGACGGGGCGAAGGCGACCGGAACCCCCCGCCCAGCATGTCATTCGTCATACCTTGAGTTTACGACAGGAGACGCACGCGGTAATTTTCCGCGATATCTCTGGTATTTTCCTGTCCCCAAAGGACTCACGCAAGGCCATTGCCGCGGACACGGAAGGCATCTTCGCACGGGGCCGCTGTATGTTCGACATGTTTGGTTACTGGATGAGCTGCAAGGCTGAAACAAATTGCAACTTCAACTCATGATGATTTGAACTTGTTGTTggagcgcaggcggcggcggcgacctcggcggcgaactTGCCGTCCCACTTGAGTGGCGCTCGAAGAAATGTGTTGGTTGTATCTAGACGGCATCATTGGCCTAGAGAGCGTGGATGATGAGCACGGACCAGTCAGGCGGGGTTGCGCGCGAAAATGAAGTTGATGGTTCAACAAGTTTCTCCTCCTGCTCTCTTCTTCCAAGGACGAAACTGCCAACAGCTGACCCACGTGTCCGTCCCCATGCTTGCTTGCGGCTGTGGGGGGCAGCGAATCACGCTGGGACAACTGCAACTCGGCAGCGTCGCAAAGGTTTCGGCACCCGCAGTGGTAAGCGTGTATGTACGATCCAAGCATTCACGCATAGGCCACAGGAGAGGGCGTCTTCCCCGCAGTTCAGAAGCCGAGAGCGTGACTTCCACCGCCCTCGGACACCATCTCCGGTGTAACACCGACTGACTACTGATGCACTATGACGAAGGTACAGTAAGTCGTCACCCTGTCAGCCAGAGACTTGGCACCAACACGCGGCTCAATCGGCAACTTTGCTCATGGGTGTCGCAAAACACCGGGTCCTAGACTCCCCAGCAAGAATGAGGTCTCGGCAGTGCGCCGGGAGAAAATGGACTGATGACGGGTGATGGCCGTAATAATGTTCTTACAGCGCATCAAGCGCCAACATCATGCGCGCCTACGTGTCTGCTCGCTGGACTGACGAGTTATACGAATTATGGACTACTGGACTAACTTAAGTTTTGGCATCAGCGCTACGAACATGAAGTAGGCTAAGTTACCAAGCGTACCTTATCAGCTAACTACGTTAGTTACTAACCCGACCAACCAGGCACATTGAGGCCGGGGAATACAGCCGGTGAGGTGAGTTCTCGGCATCAACCAACAAGCAGAGCCCGGTTCAATACTACTGTACCCAGAACCAGccattgctgctgcagcgccacTCGTGCCCTGACAACCTACCTACGTCGCACTGGACGGCCATCCACCCAGGCGCCGGGCGGTTCTGCTGTGGCACGCATGGCTTGGGCCCAAGAAGCCCAGGCTGCCCCCAGAGTGCCTTGATGGTTGCCATCTCATCGCGCAACTCGTCCCCAGATTGGGATACACATTTGCACAGGGACCACGCCCTACTTACTCTCCCGTGTCAACGGGTGGTGCTTGTCGCGACTTCAGGGCAAGTTTTTCATCGGCGACCGTGTTGAGCCAGCCACTCGAGGCGTAGGTGGATGCGATATATCGCAGTGCCCGTCTGCTGTGCGCATTACCCGGAACCACCACGGTCGAGATCGCGGCCGGCACCCTGGAGCTGTCGGGGAGCCGGATGGCACGGGTGGTTTCGAGCACCTTTTTGTTGATTTACTGCTAAGCAAGCAATGGTTGAATTTCAGCCCTCGGGTAGTCCAAGACTCGTGTGGAACGCGACGCCAATACCCGACACCGAAATCAGCCGCGTCGTTGACCCGATTTGGGCGACCATGTCTGGAACAAGACCAAAACCACAATCAAAGGTGGTCAGCACGCGCAGTTTTCCCATCAGCAGCTGAACCATGGCTAAGATCGCCCAAGGCCGTGAAACGTATCTTAGCGTTTGCCCGCTGAGTATAAAGATACCTCCGGTTCATCCGACCGCTCATTCACGCTCGTGCACACCAACAAGGTCCGCTTTGATCGTGCTTCGAACCCGATATTCGCTACTTCGTATCAATCACAACACACTCATCGGATTTCACGGTTTCGCCACACGATGCTGGCTGAAACGATCCTGATTACAGGTGCAAGTGGCTATTTGGGAGGACATCTGATCAAGGCAGCGCTACAAAAGGGGTACAATGTCCGCGCGACCGCCCGGAGCGACTCGTCTGCCCAAAAGATCGCGGCGCAGTTTCCGCAGAGTGCAGCAAAGCTGTCCTATGCCATTGTGCTCGACATCACAAACCCCCAGTCATACCAAGAAGCGCTGGAAGGCGTGTCGGGGATCATTCACTCGGCCTCACCATTCGTACTCAAGCCAAAGGACAATGTAAAGGACCTGCTTCAGCCTGCAATCCAAGGATCACTGGCCATCCTCAAGGCTGCACAACAGTGGGGGGACGCCGTGAGGCGCATCGTTGTCACCTCGAGCCATGCCTCCGTGTGCGACCTTTCCAAGGGAAAACGCCCTGGCTACGTATACAACGAAAAAGATTGGAACCCAGTAACATTCGAGGAGGCCTCCACCGCAGACGGAGTGGTGGCATACTGTGCCTCAAAGGCCTTGGCCGAAAGAGCAACGTGGGATTGGGTCGCGGAGAACCGACCAAAGTTTgacgtcgtcaccatcactCCTCCGTGGATATTCGGTCCTTATGCGACAGAGCTGACAACGACAAAGCACCTCAGCGAGTCGATTCAGATTCTCTATGACCTCCTCAAGGTGGAGGATATTCCACCGTTTGACTTTGGCGGATTCGCTGACGTGCGCGAAGTCGCGGCAGCGCACATTCTCGGGTTCGAAACTCCGGAGGCCGGCGGGCAAAGGTTCTGGGTTGGCCAGAACTTCAATTACCAGACTGCCGTGGACGCCGCCCGGGAGCAACTCCCACAGCTGTCGCAAAGACTCCCCAAGGGGAAACCAGGATTCGTTGAGTCAACGTACACGGTAGACGGCAGCAAGGCGACGAAGGTGTTGGGCCTCCGGTATAGGCCCTTGGCTGAAACGATCAAGGATACGTACGTGCAGTTGTTGCATGCCGAAGAGCTCGAGGGGCAGTCTGGACCTGCTTGACGTCGAGTCAACGGTCAGAGTACGGATGCGGCCCCCCCAAGGGCCCAAGTTTGTTATAAACGGGAAAACAGTTGGGTTGCGTGGCATTCTTCGGCTCGGCAGGTTGACGAGACTTCGTTTCATATTCGTGATGAGTAAGGTCAGCGCTACTGCAACGTGCTCAGGAATCCTCGTGTTGCTCGCAGTGATATAATTCATTACATAACCTGACTAGTTACTATTTGGAATCCTCCTTCTACGCGTGGTAGCATATCGGAGTGAGGTAACTCCACTGTGCTAGCGCATCATATGACAGATACATCCATGCCGCGGCGACCACGATATAGCACGCGATCCCAATGGCAAGAGACCTGGTAATGCAGACAGAACCCCGATGCAGATTCTCTGTTCCATTGCAGGCCATGCTCTCAGCTTCAAGGCCTTTGTTTGACGTGAAAATAGATCATCAGCACTAGTTGCATGGTTACTATAGAGTTCTGCAATTGTAAAATGGCATGTCAGCCTGCCGCGCTGCGTCTCAATATCGAAACCATATATACTGTTTTCCTGCCATTCGCATGCTGCTGATATCTCATCTCTCACGACAATCTGATAACTCTCGCAAAACGCAATGTCTCGCCCAGTGGCCGTTGTTACGGGCGCCTGTTCAGGAATCGGCCTCGCACTCACCAGGCACCTCGTCGAAAAGAGAAAATGGCGTGTCGTCATGGCGGATATCCAAGAGAATGAAGCGGTCACAGAACTGGGACCAGATAATGTCCTGTTTGTCAAGACGGACGTGGCATCGTGGGAGCAGCAACGCGCTCTCTTCACACGGGCAGATGAAtgggcaggcagccagggGCTGGCGTTTCTAGCTGCCAACGCAGGCCTTTCGGATCCGCCCGGGTCTTTGGACGGTCTCGTTGGAAAGGCAAAAGCAGACGAGGTTGTTACACCGCCAACGGTTGATCCCATCCAAGTCAATCTTCTCGGTGCGATCTACTCGCTGCAGCTTTTCGCGCATTTTGTGCGTAAACGCGGCCGTGCAGGCAAGGCGGTGttgacctcgtcgggcgCTGGCATCTACCCCATGCCGAGCCATCCTGCATACGCAGCTTCAAAACACGCAGTGAGTTCCTTCCCGAGGTGTATGGAGGGAGATGCGGGGCTTGCAATGCcttcatggcgtcgtcggtgagcCATTCCTGACACTTGCCATGGTACTTACCTGCGCCCCAGATCGTTGGCTACACCAGAAGCATTGCGCCCAGCTTGAAGCCTGACTCCATAGCCGTCAATGCCATCCTGCCCGGATTTACACCGAGCAATATGACGGCTCCGCTCCTGGGTGTCATCCCAGACCAATACGTCACGTCTTTGGACACCATGGTAGCCGCCTACGACGTATttctcgacgacgattcGCAAATGACGGGCCAGGTTCTGGAAGTGTCGGCCAGCAAGAAGTGGCATTTCCGGGACCATCCGACGTACCCGGACGAGGAAATTAGGTGGCTCAACGAGGAAAGTGCAGGGTTCTTTGCCAAAGTCTTTGGCCTTGCGTAAAGCAACGGGTCGGCTTTTGTTTCAAGCATCGGGGAGCATTGTAGGGCAGAACTTTGCCGAAACAGATCCCCTGCAGTGCGAGAAGTGATCCTTCTGTGTTCATGTCGCATAAGCTCATCATATGAGAAGGCCTAgactgtacttcgtatttGCGAGCACGCATGTCCCTCGTGTAAAACCGCCCAGGCCTGGCAAGACCCTGTCGCAAGCCCCGCCATGCGTGCCACCATGTACTGCAGCCGCGCAGcctggcggccaggcgggccCTTTCGGCATGTAGGATAGTTTGGCACCGTATGCCTCGCTTGACGGGGTCTGGGAACGTTCAAATACGGAGATGCGTGGCTGAAAGTGCGAAGTAGTGATACTCTAATTAAGTAGCGGTGCAGTCTTCATGAGCGGCCACGCCCGATCGATCGTACTTCCATGTCCGACCGCAGAGTCGCCGAGACCTATACTTCCCCTTGCGGTAGACAGCCTGCAAGGGACTGGCTCAATCGGCAACTTGGAGCGACAGCGTGGGGCGTCCGTTGCACGGCTGGCAATGGGTTTTCGGGGTGCGGTAGCCATGATACGTCATGTTTCCTTCGTCCATCAAGGCGGTTCTGGCTAGAGGAACAAAGCAAGGGCCGACCCTGCTTCACGATGATATGTACGTCCATTAGCTAGTAGTCCTGGCAATCCGCGGTGTTGGGACCCACGCCAACCCCGCCTTACAGATTTGTCAATCCGTTGTCTTTGACATGTCCTCGCAACGTTTGATGCGTCACGGACTGTTTCCGCGTTGGCGCTCCCATCTCCGAATGGCATGTCTTCCACTTGCGGGACATGGAGGAGCTGTCCTGCTTTCGAAATACTGCAGGCATGGGATCGCGCACTCTGCAATGCCGGTGTCAAAAGCCCTGGATCAGCCGACGACTCATGATGTGGGCCATGTTGCCATTTCACAGTCCAGTTGCCGAAGCCctcccggccgcctcgctAGATAACCGCGAGTTCGGGCATCAACATTGCCTTGCCCCTATCGCTGCTCTGGTCGGTcatgcgacgcgacgcggcccagtttgcgggcggtggcgtccCGTTTACCAGCTCGAGGCAACGCTCCCAAGCCCGCCGTTCGCATTCCCACACGCGACCCCCTTCTGCCCTTGTCTGACCGATCCCGTGGAGTGCAGCCTCATCATGGCCGGTATCCGTCTTGGCAACCGATTAGAGAAAAGGGGCGCTCATGTACGCCAAGCGATTGGCAGCAGCTGGCCACAACACCAGTCCTGTAAGCAACCCGTCGTACAAGGAGAGGGCACGAGGAGTCGAccaggagcaggagctggGTGTGGTCCAAATTGAGGCAAGCGAAGGGGCACGTGCAGGCAAAATGGTGGCGCTTTCTCCCCCTTGTAGCGCCATTCTAACGGACGATAAGATCAGTAGCGCTGGCTGTCAAAGGCGACAAATGTTCCAAGGTGCCTTCTGGAGCTGACATTGCGAAGCAAAGGGACCCTGCTCGTGCATTAGGCGAGTGCGGCCCCATTTACCCAGATCCGTGGACCCTGTCGCGATCATCCTCTTCCCACATACTTTGCGCGCACGTTTGTGGGTGGGTAGTATTGTTATCGAGGGGGCGGGCCGCCCCTGAGATCATGACCCAACGACTACGCGGGACGGTGTCAGGCCCTCCGCTCTTCCAGGCCCGGCAGGGTCTCCGCGCATCATTCATGGGTCAGACAGATGCCGTACCGGCCTTTGTCCTCACTCCGTGGAGCTTAGTGTGAACTGTTGCACCATGCCCGAATCGACACATCATGAGATACAGACAGCTAGTAATGTTTACAACACGCCCGCGCTGGAGTGTGGAAGCGGAGACGACAAGTGGTCTGCAACCACGCCATCGCTTCTCTGCAACAAGGGAAACAAGGGTATCGAGGCCGATCCGGGGTGGTGGGGGCTACGACAGGGGGGTCACTCACCACCGGAAAACACCATTTCACGATAGAAGTCTCCACTCTCCACGATGATGCGATGTAAATTCGCTATCCTTGATTCCACACCGCACGAGTCGTGCATGCAAGTGCTGGATACAAACTTATTATTTGAGAATTAAATTTGGTTGACTATTCTATCTGTTCAGCGTGATAGTggcaacgccgtcgcccatcgTCCAATGTTGGCTGCTTCAACTGGATCCCTCAAGGCTGCCTTTGTCCAGCCGGGGATGCCGGTGTGAGATAACCTACTCAGGACTGGGATGCAGGTCTCGGGACCGATCTAGAAGCCCTCAGTCTAAGCTAGAGCAAACGCGGAAGTTCTGTACCGGTTAATACTGACCCCTAGCATGTCTTCCACCGTGCCACTGCTACTTCCAAGCGGTTTTGCTTAGTGCGCGGCCATGCCACGTTTCTGGGCAATACCACCGGGCCTGCTATGGGGCGGGCAGGTTACCCACTGGGTGGTATATGGATTCAGAGACAGAGGGAAAGTAAAGGGAGCTTTCTACATAAAGAGACAAGTGTCCAACGGTGTTGCAAGGATGCTGCTTTGACCGGTTCTAGTTGTTCGACTTCTGACAACTCTGTGCATCAAGATCAAACAATATGGGTATGTGTTTGTGTAAGACTCTATGAAGCTTTCTCTAATGCTCATGTAGAGGAGAAGATTGTGGACCGAGtcaacgccgacgatgccgttcaTTCGGCTGACGAGAAGCCgtccctcggcgacggcgaccatcATCCTCCGACGTACGATGTGGCCATCCTGAATACCGACTACGAGGGCAAGCCAACTGAGGAAGAGCTGGCTACCCTGCGCCGAGTTCCTGGAAAGCTGCCTACAGTGGCCTACCTCCTCTGTGCAGTCGAGTTctgcgagcgagcgtccTATTACGGTACGTGATCGGGTCAGCCAGCTGTGCGATTTCGACCGAGGACTGATAGCCACTCTACTAGGATGCGCCCAAATTTGGACCAACTACATCAACCGTCCCCTGCCAAAGGGCGGCAATGGCTACGGAGCAGTGCCGAGTGGAAGCCAAGCCACCCAGGGCGCCCTGGGGCTTGGCGAGCAGGTGGCGGTATGCCAAGCCGATCCGAGCTGTCACTCCGTCTACCCCTTACTGACCACCACCCTCAGAATGCCACCAGCCAGTCCTTCAACTTACTGGCGTACTGTCTCCCACTCTTTGTCGGGTACCTTGCCGATACCAGATTTGGTCGTTTCAATATGATCTTTTGGGGCGTGATTGTATGTGGTGTTGGGCACGTGCTCATTattgctggcggcgcaaaGCCGCTTATGGAAAACGGTACCGCGAAGATTCCCTTCTTCATTGGAGTCTATATCCTCGCCATCGGAGCAGGTAAGCAATAGCGCCATTTATTACAACCACAACCTCGCTAACCCTAGCTGTATAGCAATGTTTAAACCGAACGTATCACCGCTGTTGCTGGATCAAATGACTACTCACGTACCAAAGGTCATCACTCTCAAATCCGGCGAGCGAGTGATCCAGGATCCGGAGCATAGCACCGAGAGAGTCATGCTCTGGTTCTATCTGCTGATTAACATTGGCGCCTTTATGTCGACTGCGACCTCCTATTCCGCAAGGAATGTTGGTTGGTGGCTGGCATTCTTGCTCCCTCTGATCCTATATATCCCGCTCCCTCTCTTGCTTATTTGGTTGAAGCCCCGTCTGGTTCACCATAAGCCCGGTGGCTCTGACTTGCCAAACGTGATTCGCGTCCTTGGCCATTGTATGAGAAACGGAGGGGTCTTCCGCATCGGCCGAAAAGGCTGGTGGGATGCCGCGAAGCCGTCTGTCATTGCGGCGAAGGGTCTAACGCCGGAGACACACTATAACGAAGCCTTTGTCGAAGATGTCAAGCGAACGTTGCAGGCTACTGGGATGTTTTGCTTCTTCCCCGTTCAGTTCTGGAACGACAACGGGTGTGTATCCTCTAACTATTCTTATCCCTTTCCCTTCGAGGTATTGAACCCAATGCTCACTCCAAACG from Purpureocillium takamizusanense chromosome 3, complete sequence includes:
- the PTR2_3 gene encoding peptide transporter ptr2 (EggNog:ENOG503NVVT~TransMembrane:4 (i154-173o185-201i240-260o266-288i)~COG:E), which produces MEEKIVDRVNADDAVHSADEKPSLGDGDHHPPTYDVAILNTDYEGKPTEEELATLRRVPGKLPTVAYLLCAVEFCERASYYGCAQIWTNYINRPLPKGGNGYGAVPSGSQATQGALGLGEQVANATSQSFNLLAYCLPLFVGYLADTRFGRFNMIFWGVIVCGVGHVLIIAGGAKPLMENGTAKIPFFIGVYILAIGAAMFKPNVSPLLLDQMTTHVPKVITLKSGERVIQDPEHSTERVMLWFYLLINIGAFMSTATSYSARNVGWWLAFLLPLILYIPLPLLLIWLKPRLVHHKPGGSDLPNVIRVLGHCMRNGGVFRIGRKGWWDAAKPSVIAAKGLTPETHYNEAFVEDVKRTLQATGMFCFFPVQFWNDNGIGSSANFLGTMLTGNGVPNDVIGNFNSLSIICLGPVLNVSESFDEAPF